The genomic stretch TGTCCTATCACTGGCACTTCATaagtaacaaaacaaaattagGTGATCAAACCCAAGTTAATTTCCATGCCTGGTCAATTACATTTCCAAACAGCCAACACAAAACATGTTCTAGGATCCAACAACCTGGCTGTAAGTATGAAAAAGCCGAGTTGTAAGTGTATGAAAAACCTGAGAAAAAATCCAAATTGAGCATCATGGATTTAAAGATTCTTCAGAAACATCACCTTCACCCCTCAACAGAGCTGAAGTAGCCCAGGCGCACTCAACCCATGTTTTTTTCTACCCGAGAACATCCCAATTCTACCAAACTGAAAGGTTATTATCATTAGGTGGAAGGTGAGCCCACACTCTTGAATAGCAGGTGTTCGATGCATTTGTCTGTGTAATGTACTTATCATTTCCCCCAAACCGTCTGTACTGTctcctaaacaaaaaaaaaagtaccgCATGGACTCTGTGTTgtgccagccccacccccacctcccttgTCGGAGTATGTGTGTCTTTACTGAGGTTCTGGGCGACCAGGGTGTATCACTTCCAGAGTTGCTCCAATAGCTGAACTTATGGCTGTCTTTCAGCCACACACAACAGAAGCACtatctattttaaaacaatttccacACCCTCACGCAATGGAAGATACCTCATGGGTCATCAACTTCCTATTGAAAACAAATCACTTGTCTTTCAAACCGTGCTTGCCATCCCTCAGGTTTAAGACGTGTTTACgtgcatatatttatatctttgacGAAGCAACTCTTGGATGCAAAAAAGCCACCCAAATTTTATCAACGTTCCCAAGCCGATTCAGAGCTTTAGAAGAGGAATGAATGGGAGATGAGAGCCCTTAAGACCGGGGACTTCTCTCACACAAACAgtaagtggaaagaaaaaaaaaaaaaaaaaatccttcagtagagggagggggcagggtggATGATAGAGGAAGGACGTTAACCAGCAGACCAAAGGCAGCCGCGGTGGCGGCACTTCGCGAACTGCCTGCAGAGGGGAGTGAAATCTGTAACACACACAATTATCAAGCACCCTCAGGCTGCCTTGCATGGACACGAATAATAAATACAGCGAGGCAGGCAAACAAATGCACCGAAACACGCCACCCCCAAAAGGTCAAAACTTCAGAAATCCCGGGGATCACACCACCCACACAAACACGTTAATCAGTCGGAGCGGGAGAAGCAACTTGGAGACTTAGCAAACgattctgaattttgttttttctttcaagcTCTGGCTTGCAGAGTACGGTGGCTGCATGCAATGCTAGAGAGGAGCAGGAAAGCTGAGGGTGGCGGGGGGTGCTGGTGGGAAGGGAGGGGTGTCTAACACCAGCCACCCAGGCCCCAGTGTGACGAAAGTCGTCAGCAACCCCAACCGCATCCCAGCCTCTCCACCCCCGGCGAGCAGAACCCACGCCGGCagctctccccacccctgcttcCGTCCCTTCATCAACCCCACCAAACCCGCACCAGCACCAGCCCCGGCCAGGGCCTCGCGCCGGCGGCGTCACGATCGCGGATCCCATCCCTTCCGCGCGGCAGACACCCCGCAGGCCTCGCTCCCTGCAGACCCGGGGATGCCCGGGGAGAGGAGCCAGGGCGGGCTGCGCCAACTGCCCCCGCCCCAGGGCTGGCGATGGGTTCATGCTTACCTTGGCTGCTCGCGGTGGGGGGGCTGAAGGTGGCAAGCCTCCCGCCCCCCGCCCCTTTCTTCCTcgcctttttttcttcctccctcctcctcctcttcctcctcctccccacagtGTGTCTGGGTTTCTCCCTCCTCCTCGCTGTTTGGAGTAAAAGCAGAAAACACCGAAGCCGGGCTCGGGTGCGTGTGTGCGGGAGGCGGCCGCGTGAGGCCAGCTCTCCAGTAACTGAGCGCGGCGCGCAGCTCCCAACTAAAGTGTGAAAGAAGCTGCGGCCGCGGCGGCACGGAACGTCCCCCCGGGAGTGGGCAGGGAGCGAGCGGGAGCTGGCGGAGAGCGGGCGAGGGAGGGGAccgggaagaagggagggagggaggggacctCCTCGCCCAGTCACTCACTCGAGGGGCGGGGGCAGACAGACACTCCCCCACAGCCGGTCCCTCCCTGCGCCCGGCTCCCGCGCGCGTCCCGCTCCCCACCCCCGGGGAGGGGCCTGTGCAGGCCGCCGGGGCGCTGCGCACCGAGGAGGAAGGGACTGGACGAGCGGCGGGCTCGAGGGTTGCCTGGACTGCAGGGAGGGAACGAGGGTGAgggcgtgtgtgtatgtgtgtctgcgCACCCCGCCCCGGCGGGCTAGCATGAGGAGAGACCCGAGCGGGAAGGCAGCTTCTTGTCCGGCCTTCCCGGGTCTGTCACCTGGGCGGTGGCGTGGGAGCGGCAGGGCGCGCCGCCGCGTGAGACAGAGACTCAAGAGGCCAGGCGGAGGACCAGGACCAGCCCCTGGGCTCTGTGCGGGGCTGCGCCTGCCAGGAGGGAAACGACGGAGAGGGCCGGGCATCCTCGGCCCACCGCGCAGCCCCTCCCCTCTCTGGCCCGGCTGGAAGAGCAGAGCAGCTGAACCGCCCGGGCCCCGCCAACAAACAGCCTCCGCCCTGCTCGGGAGCGGCTGCGCCTGCAAGATGAATGAAACATTCGCCACTCTCAGCACAAGGGGAAAAGAGACCTTGCGCCCTGGGTCCTCAATTCCCCTCTCTCCAGCCTCCTGGGACCAAAGGGCCGAGGCCACGCCTCTTGGGCGCATCCTGGATGGTTGGGGGTCCAGGAATGTCGCCCTCCACCACTTTATATCTCCAGTTCTTTGTGGACTCTGAAAAGAGGTCAAGCAATTTCCCACCCTGTATGAGagattattttcctcttcttcctggtTATACTGGATGTTTCATAGACATTCCGAACTGATCTTTGTACACTGACAGCGTTTGGATGGCTTTTGTGCGGCTTCCCCTCGCTTCGCTGCTCCTTCATTGCTCAGACACGCGAGGAACGTCAGAAACCCAGACTGAGGATACCCAAGAAAACAATAGAGGCAAAAGTCCTTTCCCGGGCCTGGGAATTACAGACAAACAAAATCATTTCCCACTTTCGTCCAAgatgaagctggaaaatgaacacaTCAGAGCTGTGACCGTGTTGAGATACTTCATTGAAAAGTAAATTCATAATTTGGTTTAAAGAAATGATTTACTAATTACCCATTACTGGCTAGGAAgtcagccttttaaaaaaaaaaaaaggtttctcaGTGCTCTCCCTCTTTTTACTTAAAAGAACGATATCACATTGTTCGTGATATtcacttttatttcattaaaacatTATCCATATtctagttcatttttctttttggacaCGGAAGTCTCTTTGTAGTCGAGCCTTGAAGAGAAGTGGTTTAGAAGGGAGGGTAGGCAAATAGGGATTGCAATCAGGTGCTGCCAGCAATCTGTTACCTCAGGcaacttgatttcttttagccttTCTTTCCTCGGCTGTAAAACAGGATCGATGGTAGTAGTTCCAACCTCATAAACCTCATAGGCTTGTTGTGAGGgtaagaggaaatgaaataagatagCAACACATGTAAAATACTTAGCATGGTGCCTGCACATGGTAAATATGAGCtattatttgaaaaacatttttaacccAAAATttggtagggtttttttttttctctctttatattcaTCCTTAAGGTCAGGGGAGACAGCTGCTAGAGTCATCCAAATGTAGTCAACCCTTCTTTCAAGTTTTTAGGCCATGTCTGAACGCTCTTCTATGGTAAAATTTTGTGAGTATATCTATATAAAAGGAGACTTGAGAACAAGCAGCTTCATCCTCTGTCCTTCTTTTACGTATGTAGACCACCCTGAATAGACCAAGCTCTCTACACATGCTGACTTGCATTCTATACCTTTAGGGCCAAGAACAGTCCTTGGTATTGTAGGTTTCTTGAGGGCAAGAACTATGTAGATCTGATTTGACTTGGTATCCTCAGAACTAACAGAAGGCCACAGAGCAAGCACTACATACATGTGTAGTTGAAAAACATCCATACTATGCACTTTAAAAGCtagtttttcattattaaaagCGATACATGTGGATCTTTGGAAAACTCAGCAAGGTacgaggaaaataaaaatcatagttTCACCACCCAGAGAGAAGCACTTACAATAAGTGATTCAagtatttccattttctcttcattCATTTCATCATTATTCaaccagcaaacatttattaaatgccaagTTACAGGCCAGCCAGTTTACCAAGGCTGAGAACAGTCTGCATGTTGGCAGTCAGTGTCGTttgtttctcagtagaaactattcCTTAGAAGTGATATTTTATATAGTGGTGAGGTTCTCAAGATAGCCCACAAACGCCCATGAAAATAGTCCCACAACTAAACAACAGTGTAGTTAGGAAGAAATCCAGGTTTTGTAAGGCTTGAAGCTCTTGCAATTTGGGGAGCTGCcatcagaaagaaaataataaaattacaaaatcctCTTAGAAGGGCTCATGTAAGTGAAGGACCTTGACTGAAACTTAAGCCCAGTTTACTTCTCAGTAACCCCTCTTTGGTGTTGGTATTTCTCTAAGTACTTAACTGCTTTGATAAACATTATTTCAATGTAAAAATTCATTCCTCATTTCACCTGGATTCCTGCCACACTCTCCTTCCATTTCCCCACTAAATCTAGAAGCAGTGGGAGTGGGAAGCTACGACCACCATCACCTACCCACttacctccctcccttcccactcccctccccctccatttctccctcccctccccctcttctttcccctcttctcctccccctcctctttctcacatacacacttatacacacacacaatttcttGTACCTGGTCATATCAGGGGCAGTGGGACTGTTGGAACTTCTGCAGCGCCAGCAGAAGAGACGGTGGAATAGAATTTGGGGGGGCAGGCAAGATGGGCACGGAGACTGAGGGGCTGGAGAGGCTCCTAAGGAAGGTGAGTGCCACACTAACCATGAAGCAGGAGTTGCCGACAAATCTATTTGGTTGGCACAAACTAAACCTACCAGACATTTTTAGCATGAAATAATTTCTCTGGCTCATCATAATTATTAAGATGACTATAAGCATACTTacataaaaagaatggaaaagaagatttttttttccggGTCTCAAGTAATAAATCCACCAACTCTTTGCCCTTCTGCCCCACCAGAATTTCTGAATTCTGTATATGCACTCCACCTATAATTTGCAAAAAGTGGGTATTCTTTttgctcagaaaagttaagtttTAATCTTAAGGGCACCACACCATTACCGtaataaattatcttttattcCCCAACTTTAGCTCAGAAATACTTGGCTCTATCAGACCATTCAACATGTTAAGTCTGAATGTtttgttccttatttttcttttaagtgtaGGTTCTCTTTTCCATTgactataaaaagaaaaccaaggaaaatggagtttaattgaaaaaaataataatagaagcaATATACCCCCTTTAATGTATCTTCTCATATAAatctaaatgaattaaatttaatgtggcttatttttcaaaagttttccAATCAGGTTAATTTTTACGAATAATCAAGTATAAAGTAGTTTTGACAGGATTACTTACAAAGAAGTGAACCTAAGGAAAGCGCTACTCTGAAATGCACTTTCTTCGCAGTTGCTCCATGCAGTAATACCTAACACTGATTAAGTGTCTCCTGTGTGTCAAATATAAGATTATGTAATTCATAATCTGTATGAACTAATTCATTTCATCTTCTCAATGATGTAATCAGAGAGACTTTAATGTTACCATCATTCCCATGCAGATGCAGAAACAAGGCACAGAGAGATAAAGTAATTAGTGTAAAACAAGGTGGTAGAACTAAGATTCATTCTCACTAGTCAGATGCCAGAGCCCACATCCTTAACTATTAGGAAATATCTTCTGTTCAATATCCTCCAGTTTCTGCCTCAATTTTACTCATTCTTCAAGGCCAGGCTCAAACCGTAATTCACTTAAAGGCTGGTCTGAGCAACCTCAGCCTCCTGATCTCCTGAACTTTTGGAGCACCCATAGTCTTCCTCACTTGCTGGATTTATACAGCCATACCTTGTTGGGGATCCTTCCATATCTCTCAGGTTAGCTCCACCATCAAAATCAGTAGCTGGAGTCCCAATACTCAATAGTGtctgtgtgcacacacgtgtgtatgtgtgcctgtgtgcaggCATATGCACACACCTCCAACAGGGAAAATACCTAATAAGCAGTTGTGGATTGAGGgttgtttatgtattttgttaATAATAGTTAATTCTGGTGACACCACATAGCTCCTTAGGAATCCTTCCCTACTAAATCAGAGCAGATCATTTAAGTCAGTGCTAACAACTTGCTGACGGTTCTAATTGGTCTCAGTGAGGTGTGAATTACTCTCAGTAGCCTGCCTTTCTAGGTCTGAAAATTAAGGTTCTTTCTTATATCTATCTGCTTCTTCGTTGGGTTTCTCTTTACCTTacgtattttctttttatctcattGTTAAAACTTAGAAGATGAAAACATAGAATGCTATCACATGAAGCAGGAATGAAAAGAATCGATAACCAAGTAGTGAGACCATCACAGGAAGAAGAATGAAGCAGAGGGAGAACTCCAGACACCCCTCAGGTAGAAGCTAGTCTCTCAGGTTGTCTGCATCCTCCCTTTTACATTTCTTCGACTTTGCTTTGCCCAGAGATTAGAATTTAGCTTTCTGGTGTGGGGCTCTATTTCCCCAGATCACATAACAGCTCCACCACTGTGTGTATAATAGAAGAATCCCCAGAAGCTCAAGTCATCCAGTTCTTACTGAGGTCTGCATAGAGTAATGTCCTGCTCCTAGCTTGTATGTGCTACTAGTGTGGCTATTTCATGTGTTAGCCTCCTGTCTCCAATGATGGGAAGCTCTGTGAGAACAGGAGGCTTTGCTATTTCTACAGGGCCCAAGCGGGAGAGCATGGGGTCAATACATCCTGCGGGGTTGATGGATCAATCAGATAAGGTGCTATGTGGGCTCCTGTTAGTGGTGATGGAAAACAAATATCAACATCCAGTAACTAGCAACTTGTGATGTAGCCAGAGGAATGTGgataaagagggagagagaaagaaatacagaaacaggaaaaaacattattttcatcTGTCTCAACTTTTCCTGTTTGAAAACATTCTGTCCTTCCCCTACTCCCTTTcagaaagtgaaagaatattGAGAAATAAACACAAGGAGTAAAGTTGCACCTCCATTCACCATAGTTAAGCAATAACCCACTGAATATATAGATATTGAGAATTAGAAATAAAGGCCTGGCTCCTTGCACATTTACAGAGCAGATATGGATGTTTTGTCAGCTAATAAGTCAGCACTAATGatgatatatttttcaaaagctgtactgtttcttttttttttttattaaattcagttttattgaaatacattcacacaccatacaatcatccatgatatacaatccactgtccacagtatgataacatagttatgcgttcatcaccacaatctatctctgaacattttccttacatcagaaagaaccagaacaagaataaaaaataaaagtgaaaaaagaacacccaaatcatccccccatcccaccccatttgtcctttagtttttatccccattcctccactcatccatacattagataaagggggtgtgatccacaaggtcttcacaatcacactgtgaccccttgtaatctacattattatataattgtcttcaggagtccagactgctgggttggagtttggtagtttcaggtatttacttctagttattccaatacattaaagcctaagaggtgttatctatatagtgcataagaatgtccaccagagtgacctctcgactccatttggaatctctcagccactgaatctattttgtctcattttgcatcccccttttggtcaagaagatattctcagtcccatgatgccgggtccacattcatccccgggagtcatactctgcattgccagggagatttacacccctgggagtcgggtcccacgtaggggggagggcagcgaattcacctgtcgagatggctcagttagagagagagagggccacatctgagcaacaaagaggtactcagggggagactcgtaggcaccattacatacaactttagactctcctttgtggtaatgagaaAAGCTGTACTGTTTCTGATGTGATGGActgatttcaaatacagtcattaagaattaaattgttttaagaaGTAATGGAAAAGATTGCCTCCATAGAGATGTAAACAAACTACTGTATTCAGATGCTGTCctaaatgggggaagggaaggaaatgggAAATTCCAGAACAGGAGTTTCTAACAGTTTTTGGGTATTTCTATATATCAGGCAGTTTTCTAAACTCTTTGGTCTGTTTTAACTGATTTAAGCCTCCCAACAATGCCATGAAggcactgtttttattttctccattgtaCAGATGCAGAATCTGAGGAACAGCGAGGTTAAGTAATTAGGCCAAGGCCAAGGCTACACAGCTAAAtgaggagctgggatttgatcCTAGTCTGCGTGCTTAACTACCATACCAATGCTAACTACCAACCTTTGTGACTCTGGAGGATAGGAATAGAAAACAGCTTTATCTCTGGAATCTGCTGAGTGGTAGATATTCTGGGCACACTTTCCTTCTTCTCAGTTCCCCAGTGTGGTCTTTCTCACCTGTGAGGGGCCAGGAGGAGGAAAAGATTAGCTCTGTCAGAGCATGACCCCTCCTTGCTAAGCAGATGCTTCTCCTGGCCAGCGGACTACTAACCCAGGTAGGAGATTACAGAGCAAAGGTGGCTGGAAGCTTAGAATAAGGTAGCATTTCCATGTTTCAACGCTGGGTTAGAATCAGTCCTTGGTCCAAATTAGTCTGCCAATGAAGAACAATGTTGTCTTATTCAAAACAATGGAAGGTAAGCATTGGAACAAATGTTTTAAACACTTTGAACATTTAACATTTGAAATGGTGGTTTTGTtagtttcctcctttcctccttgttTAGTTTTGCAAACTCCAGTCCAGGCCTTCAGTTCCTCTCTTCTGGTCTCACAACTGTTTCCTTAATTTCAGGCTCTGTGGCTGCTCATCATCCTTTTGGTTGCTAGAGTCCTTTCTCTAAAGCATAGTCGAATGTTCTGGCCCAAAGTTTGGCCTCCAGTCTTCAGTGAATCTGGAATGAAGTCTGGGTTTCTGTGTCACATGCATAGAACCTTCCACAAGTTGGCCTCTGCCTCCTTTTTCAGACTGGTCATCTCCCATTCCAAATCCCAACTCCATGGATAGTCCAACTGGTTCCCATCTATATTCTGTTGTATACTCCTGGGCCCTTACACATGTCTTTCTCTCTAGGAGGACTACTCCATCCCTAACACATTTCAAGAACTTTCCTCTCATCCAATCCTGCTCCTTTTCTGCCACTCACTAGCTCTTGCAAGCCATcgtgacctctctgagccttggcttcTTCAACAGCAACAAGGGATCATAATATTTAGATACTGAGAATTAGAAATAAAGGCATAGATCTTTGCACATTTACAGAGCAGATAAGGATGCTTTGTCAATGgctatttgtgctggtttgaatgtattatgtcccccagaaaaagccatattctttgatgcagtcttatggggcagacattttggtgctgattagatttgcatggaaatgcactccacccaactgtaggtgataactgatgagatatttccatgaaggcgtggccccacccattttgggggggacttgatcagtggagccatataaatgagctgacgggcagagggaactcagtgcagctgtgagtgatgttttgaagaggagctacagccaagagggacactttgaagaaagcacaggagctgcagatgagagacagtttgaagatggctgttgaaagcagactcttgctccagagaagctgagaggacaaatatcccaagtgcaactaagagtgacatttttgaggaactgcagcctggagaggaacgtcctgggagaaagccattttgaaaccagaacttggagcagatgccagccatgtgccttcccagctaacggaggttttccagacaccattggccatccttcagtgaaggtatctgattgctgatgacattttggacactttatggccttaagactgtaactgtgtaaccaaataaacccccttttataaaagtcagtccatctctggtgttttgcattccagcagcaatagcaaactagaacacgatTATTATATTTTCACTTGTTCTTCATGTTCTGGCTTAAAAGCCATCTCCTCTAAGGAGCTTTCCAAAATCTCCCTTGGTCAGAATCAAGCTCTTTCTTCCTCATCACCtgttgaagttttattttttaagccttTCAGATTTGGGTTATTTGTTATAGTAGTTAACCAATTTGACTAATATAAGACagatatatgtttaaaattgtacacatttcagtgttttttagtCTATTCAATTaactgtgcaaccatcatcactatctaatttctgaatttttatcacctcaaaaagaaaccctgcacccattaagtAGTCACTCCCCAGTcccctctctccccatctctggTAACTACTAATCTACTGTCTGTCTTTattgatttgcctattctggacatttcatataaatagaatcatgcagTATGTGGCCTGCTgtgtatggcttctttcacttagcataatgttttcgaggtttatccatgttgtaatatgtatcagtactttattctttttatggctgaatcat from Choloepus didactylus isolate mChoDid1 chromosome 2, mChoDid1.pri, whole genome shotgun sequence encodes the following:
- the LOC119516376 gene encoding extracellular tyrosine-protein kinase PKDCC-like gives rise to the protein MRRDPSGKAASCPAFPGLSPGRWRGSGRARRRVRQRLKRPGGGPGPAPGLCAGLRLPGGKRRRGPGILGPPRSPSPLWPGWKSRAAEPPGPRQQTASALLGSGCACKMNETFATLSTRGKETLRPGSSIPLSPASWDQRAEATPLGRILDGWGSRNVALHHFISPVLCGL